AGCTCTATTTTGCAATCGGTATTTCAGGTGCGATTCAACATGTTGCTGGTATGCAGGACAGCAAAGTCATTGTCGCAATCAACAAAGATGCTGATGCGCCGATTTTCAATGTGGCCGATTACGGATTGGTTGGCGATTTATTTGAAATCGTCCCGCAATTAACAGAAGCATTGAAAAATTGATGTTTCACGTGAAACGTTCAGACGACCTTGTTATTAATGAGGTCGTCTGAAAACATTTCAGCATGATTACGACTTATAAAACCATTATTTCTCCGACGCAGGCTGAGTTTAAAGATAAAGGCAGCCGTTTTATTGCATTTGCCTATCCGATTCGAGCATTGGCTGATGTGAAAAAATATCTCGATCCGTTAAAGGAAGAACACCATAAGGCGCGGCATTGGTGCTATGCCTATCGTCTGGGCGTAGATGGTATGCAATTTCGTGCCAACGATGATGGAGAGCCGTCAGGAAGCGCGGGTCGGCCGATTTTAGGGCAGATTGATTCGGTGGGCGTAACCGATGTTTTGGTTGTGGTCGTCCGCTATTTCGGCGGTACTTTATTAGGTGTTCCCGGTCTGATACATGCGTATAAAGAGGCAACGGCTCAAGCATTTGCAGTTGCGGAAGTGGTTGAAAAGAATATTGAAAAAACTGTTTGGCTGAAATGTGAATATCCGTTTTTGAATGAAGCGATACGAATCGCTAAACAATATCAGGCAGATATATTGGAGCAGGATTTACAGTTGGATTGCCGATTAACGGTAAGTTTGTCGTTGGCAAATTATGAGGCCTGTGTTTCGGCTTGGAAGAATACTCGGCAGATTGAAGTAAATACGGAAAAGCCTTTTGAATGAAAAGGTCGTCTGAAATGCTTTGTGATGGTATTTCAGACGACCTCTTCTCTCATAAATCTTCTTGTGTATATCTGTCTAAGGCATCAATGCTAGAGCGCAAATATAGCCAGGCTAATTGATGGAATTCGCCCAGCGCGTTCCATAACGCATCTTCACTCATAATGCTGTATTCGCCTTCTGTACTCAAATCCAGTTCTGCCCCGTCCTCAATGGCTTGATGGCAGGCCTGATACTCGTGGGTATAAAAATTGTCCATATCGCGAATCAAAGTGACGGCATGTTTCCAACGCCGGATGTCTTCTTCCAATTGCGGTAGTAGATGACACCATTCGCGGTATTTGCTTTGGATTTCATCAATACGTTTTTGCATGGTTGCTTGTCCTTTTTTAATTTTGTGGATAAGTCAAATAGGTTGCAGAGTGGAATGAAGCGGTCTTTTGTTTGATTCCACTAAAATTTCTTCAAATGGGACAAAAGTCCCCTTGTATCGAGTTTTCGTTAAAAGTACATATTTGTCAAGGAGATGGCATGAAACTGCTGGTTATCGGTAATGGCGGTCGCGAACACGCGCTGGCTTGGAAATTGGCGCAGTCGCCTAAAGTGAAAACAGTATTTGTTGCGCCCGGTAATGCCGGTACGGCGATTGAACCCAAGTTGCAAAATATCGCCTTGACTGCGCATCAGGATTTGATTGAATTCTGCCGTAAAGAAAATATTGCTTTTACCGTCGTCGGCCCTGAAGCGCCTTTGGCGGCGGGTATTGTGGATGATTTCCGTGCCGCAGGGCTGAAAATATTTGGTCCGACACAATATGCGGCGCAGTTGGAAAGTTCTAAAGATTTCGCCAAAGCATTTATGGCGAAATACAACATTCCAACCGCGCAATATCAAACCTTTGAAAATGCCGATGCTGCACATGATTACGTCAATCAGAAAGGTGCGCCCATCGTCATCAAAGCCGATGGTTTGGCGGCAGGTAAAGGCGTGATTGTGGCAATGACTTTGGATGAAGCGCATGCTGCGATTGACGATATGCTGCTGGGCAACAAAATGGGCAATGCCGGCGCGCGCGTTGTGATCGAAGATTTCCTGCAAGGCGAAGAAGCGAGCTTTATCGTCATGGTCGATGGCAATCATGTATTGCCTATGGCGACCAGCCAAGACCACAAGCGTCTTTTAGACGGCGACAAAGGCCCGAATACGGGCGGTATGGGCGCGTACAGTCCCGCACCTGTGGTAACGCCTGCCGTGTACGAGCGCGCGATGAACGAGATTATTTTGCCGACCGTAGCGGGTATGAAAGCGGAAGGGCATGAGTTTACCGGCTTCCTGTACGCAGGTTTGATGATTGATCAAAGCGGCGCACCCTATACGATTGAGTTTAACTGCCGTTTTGGCGATCCCGAAACTCAACCGATTATGAGTCGTCTGAACAGCGACTTGTCGGATTTGGTTGAAGCGGCAATAGACGGCAAACTCGATAGCGTAACTGCGGAATGGAACCCGCAAACTGCCGTAGGCGTGGTGCTGGCGGCGAAAAATTACCCCGAAACGCCTAAAAAAGGCGATGTTATTTCCGGTCTGGATGCTGCCAACCAAATCGGCAAAGTTTTCCATGCAGGCACAACGGCAAACGAGAAAGGCGACGTATTGACCAACGGTGGCCGCGTATTGTGTGTCGTAGGATTGGGCGACGATGTGGCGAAAGCCAAAGCCAAGGCGTATAGCGCATTGGAAAAAATCAGCTTCGACGGTATGCAATACCGTAAAGACATTGCTGACAAAGCAATCAACCGTTAATCAAAGAAACAGGTCGTCTGAAAACATGATTGTGTTTCAGACGACCTTCCCTATCATGCTATTCCCCAGAATCCTTTCAGCTTCGACGCTTCGCAAGCTGCAATCCCATCTTAAAAAAGGCGGCTTGGTCGCCTATCCTACCGAGTCCTGCTACGGCATAGGCTGTATCCCGACCTTGCCTAAAGCGCTCAACCGACTGATTCATCTGAAAAAAAGACCGCAACATAAAGGTATGATTGTCATTGGCAACCAATTGGAGCAATTACAGCCCCTACTTAAAAGGTCGTCTGAAAACATTCAAACCATGCTCAGAAACGAATGGCCTGCGCCCAAAACCTTTCTGCTTCCTGCGGCTGCTGACGTTTTACCCGCATTGCGCGGAAAAGGACGCAGCAAACTGGCGGTCAGGGTTCCTGCCCATGCAGGTGCGCGCCGCTTGTGTCGGGCTTTGAAAACGTCTTTGGTCTCAACTTCGTGCAACCGCGCAGGCAAACGCGCGTGTAAGACGGAGCGGGAAGTGAGAAGGCAGTTTGGAAGGGATGTATGGGTAGTTGGCGGTTTAATCGGCAAACAAAAGTCGCCTAGCCAGATTATTGATGGGGAAACAGGCGTCCGTTTGCGTTAGAAATCGGATGGATGGGATGATTAGGAATTGTGGTTTGAACCGATAAACTGCTTATTTGAGAAAATGTGGATAATCCTGAATATAACTTTCTCAAAAAAACCAAAAAGGTCGTCTGAATCCCCATATTCATGGTTTTCAGACGACCTTTTGATTTGACTATCTTGTGGATAAGTATGTAGATAAGTTGAGTATTAGAGCTTGCTGCCGCATACGGCTTCAAATTGTTTTTCGGTAATCGTACCGTTCATCACGCTCATCGGGCGGATATTTGTCGCGGTGTAGCTGTGTTTGGAAATTTCTTTGCCGTGTTCGTCAAGAAGCTGCAAAGCAGTCAGGCGGTAGGTTTTGTTGGTGCAATGGATTTCCCAGTCGCCGAT
The DNA window shown above is from Neisseria sicca and carries:
- a CDS encoding IMPACT family protein; the protein is MITTYKTIISPTQAEFKDKGSRFIAFAYPIRALADVKKYLDPLKEEHHKARHWCYAYRLGVDGMQFRANDDGEPSGSAGRPILGQIDSVGVTDVLVVVVRYFGGTLLGVPGLIHAYKEATAQAFAVAEVVEKNIEKTVWLKCEYPFLNEAIRIAKQYQADILEQDLQLDCRLTVSLSLANYEACVSAWKNTRQIEVNTEKPFE
- a CDS encoding DUF4298 domain-containing protein; amino-acid sequence: MQKRIDEIQSKYREWCHLLPQLEEDIRRWKHAVTLIRDMDNFYTHEYQACHQAIEDGAELDLSTEGEYSIMSEDALWNALGEFHQLAWLYLRSSIDALDRYTQEDL
- the purD gene encoding phosphoribosylamine--glycine ligase — translated: MKLLVIGNGGREHALAWKLAQSPKVKTVFVAPGNAGTAIEPKLQNIALTAHQDLIEFCRKENIAFTVVGPEAPLAAGIVDDFRAAGLKIFGPTQYAAQLESSKDFAKAFMAKYNIPTAQYQTFENADAAHDYVNQKGAPIVIKADGLAAGKGVIVAMTLDEAHAAIDDMLLGNKMGNAGARVVIEDFLQGEEASFIVMVDGNHVLPMATSQDHKRLLDGDKGPNTGGMGAYSPAPVVTPAVYERAMNEIILPTVAGMKAEGHEFTGFLYAGLMIDQSGAPYTIEFNCRFGDPETQPIMSRLNSDLSDLVEAAIDGKLDSVTAEWNPQTAVGVVLAAKNYPETPKKGDVISGLDAANQIGKVFHAGTTANEKGDVLTNGGRVLCVVGLGDDVAKAKAKAYSALEKISFDGMQYRKDIADKAINR
- a CDS encoding L-threonylcarbamoyladenylate synthase; protein product: MLFPRILSASTLRKLQSHLKKGGLVAYPTESCYGIGCIPTLPKALNRLIHLKKRPQHKGMIVIGNQLEQLQPLLKRSSENIQTMLRNEWPAPKTFLLPAAADVLPALRGKGRSKLAVRVPAHAGARRLCRALKTSLVSTSCNRAGKRACKTEREVRRQFGRDVWVVGGLIGKQKSPSQIIDGETGVRLR